One region of Solanum pennellii chromosome 6, SPENNV200 genomic DNA includes:
- the LOC107021912 gene encoding EPIDERMAL PATTERNING FACTOR-like protein 3, with protein sequence MEYYYCSVRWRIIHKKILVFFTLSFFFFVAYKTLNSTSLFEINFGLAAKADFSIQRFKKATTNTRRILGGLGSSPPRCILKCGRCTPCHPVHVAVPPGTPVTAEYYPEAWRCKCGNKLYMP encoded by the exons atgGAGTATTACTATTGCAGTGTTAGATGGAGGATTATACACAAAAAAATCCTTGTATTTTTTACACTctcattcttcttttttgtaGCCTACAAAACCCTCAATTCTACAAGTCTCTTTG AGATCAATTTTGGATTGGCTGCTAAAGCTGATTTTTCCATCCAG AGATTCAAGAAGGCGACCACAAATACAAGGAGGATTTTAGGTGGCTTAGGATCATCGCCGCCGCGGTGCATCTTGAAATGCGGCAGATGCACGCCATGTCATCCGGTCCACGTGGCGGTGCCACCGGGGACTCCGGTGACTGCAGAGTACTACCCAGAAGCATGGAGGTGCAAGTGTGGCAACAAGTTGTACATGCCCTAA